In the genome of Sulfuricurvum sp., one region contains:
- a CDS encoding nucleotidyltransferase domain-containing protein → MKQKEVLEVLQSYKREHADEFGIVRIGIFGSVARNEATEESDVDIVIETKHPNLFKLSRIRLDLEELMHTHVDLINYRESMNTFLKERIQKEAIYA, encoded by the coding sequence ATGAAACAAAAAGAAGTCCTCGAAGTACTACAATCATACAAACGTGAACATGCCGATGAATTCGGAATTGTACGGATCGGTATTTTCGGCTCCGTTGCACGGAATGAAGCGACGGAAGAAAGTGACGTCGACATCGTTATCGAGACAAAACACCCTAATCTTTTCAAACTCTCCCGTATCCGTCTTGATCTTGAAGAGCTGATGCATACCCATGTTGATCTTATCAACTATCGTGAGAGCATGAATACGTTTTTAAAAGAACGAATCCAAAAAGAAGCGATCTATGCCTGA
- a CDS encoding EAL domain-containing protein, whose protein sequence is MQLINHKYETADKLETFLDQAVAHKGTVFIQLFSGVMDKTYIQPILDRISVILPNALLIGATTAGEIIDGVMTSGEIIVSVSLFEATTVKTYYYPRTDYSSGARVAQEILTDRTKVCIALSEGLKSDSESFLDGFTSIRNDVVLAGGNAGDDLTFTRTYVFKDSTIYDEGIVLAVLESDVLNVNHAYSLNWTMIGKEMTVTRADKNVIYEIDGRDVRELYTHYLGEETIQAIPASAIEFPLIKVEDGVEIARSMIGQTEDGGFIYAGHFHEGDRVRFAIGNIEEILERANNMRENVASDPAEAIYIYSCSVRKLFLKDQLNYEFGLLNEVAPTAGLFTYGEFFHSMSGNQLLNITTTTLSLSESERNTFPQNQESKHRYHHTMLKALTHLVNETQHELNDYIKILDQYKMVLDQSSIVSKTDAEGNITYVNDVFCEISGYTREELIGQKHSVVRHPDTDPGIFVDLWKTIKEGKVWKKTFRNLSKTGKEYYVKTVIAPIFDDRGNVVEFIAARVDVTELITKDQIIRRQLIDPLSKLKNRTALLGDLESGEDKITLILLNIDRFSTINDYFGYTIGDELLKAFAERLEAISDHDFLYRISGDEFAVICVNHTFDESLKDYVIGQINKLENFKYNVAGHEISVNVSAGIANAAYSDVYNLAHMALKEAKEQRDKLIIFNDNIALTEKTRNNIWIFDKIKSAIEDDRIVPYFQGIVDNQTRRIVKYESLIRLVEPDGTVLSPFWFLEHAKRSKLYDKLTRIMIAKTFAAFENLKYEFSLNLTVNDIISDETRSYIYKILEHSSASKRAVFEIVESEGIVNYEEVIEFIRHVKQFGCKIAIDDFGTGYSNFSYLSKLDVDYIKIDGSLIKNINRDQDHLLTVESILFYARRKGIETIAEFVEDEAIFSTLLNFGVDYSQGYLFSTPQPTIEA, encoded by the coding sequence ATGCAGTTGATCAACCACAAATATGAAACTGCTGATAAACTTGAAACATTTCTGGATCAGGCTGTTGCTCATAAAGGAACTGTTTTTATTCAACTCTTCAGCGGAGTTATGGATAAAACATACATCCAGCCGATACTCGATAGGATTTCAGTAATACTTCCGAATGCACTGCTGATCGGTGCTACGACTGCCGGAGAGATTATAGACGGGGTTATGACATCAGGGGAAATTATTGTCTCGGTTTCCCTGTTTGAGGCAACCACAGTCAAGACCTATTACTATCCCCGTACGGATTATTCCTCCGGAGCCCGTGTTGCGCAAGAGATTCTGACTGATCGTACGAAAGTATGTATTGCACTGAGTGAAGGACTTAAAAGTGATTCTGAATCTTTTTTAGACGGGTTTACGTCCATCCGTAATGATGTGGTTCTTGCAGGTGGAAATGCGGGAGACGATTTGACGTTTACCCGAACCTATGTTTTTAAAGACAGTACCATATACGATGAGGGAATTGTACTTGCAGTATTGGAAAGCGATGTTTTAAATGTAAATCATGCCTATTCGCTTAACTGGACGATGATCGGCAAAGAGATGACGGTAACGCGTGCGGATAAAAATGTTATCTATGAGATTGACGGTAGGGATGTTCGTGAGCTGTATACCCACTATTTAGGGGAAGAGACGATACAGGCGATCCCAGCCAGTGCGATTGAGTTTCCATTGATAAAAGTCGAAGATGGGGTTGAGATCGCCCGTTCCATGATCGGGCAGACTGAAGACGGCGGTTTTATTTATGCCGGGCATTTTCATGAAGGCGACAGAGTCCGTTTTGCTATCGGGAACATTGAAGAGATATTGGAACGTGCCAACAATATGCGTGAAAACGTCGCCTCCGATCCTGCAGAAGCGATTTATATTTATTCATGTTCCGTCCGAAAGCTTTTTCTGAAAGATCAACTCAATTATGAGTTTGGATTGCTGAATGAGGTCGCTCCAACTGCCGGATTATTTACCTATGGTGAGTTTTTTCACTCCATGTCGGGCAATCAGCTGCTCAATATTACAACGACAACCCTCTCACTGAGTGAGTCAGAGCGAAATACATTTCCTCAAAATCAGGAATCAAAACATCGTTATCATCACACTATGCTCAAAGCGCTCACCCATTTGGTAAATGAAACCCAGCATGAGCTAAACGATTACATTAAAATTCTTGATCAATACAAAATGGTGCTCGATCAAAGTTCCATTGTTTCCAAAACCGATGCAGAGGGTAATATTACCTATGTCAATGATGTTTTTTGCGAGATTTCGGGATATACCCGTGAAGAGCTGATCGGACAAAAACATAGTGTAGTTCGTCATCCTGATACGGATCCGGGGATTTTTGTAGATTTATGGAAAACAATTAAAGAGGGGAAAGTTTGGAAAAAGACATTTAGAAATCTTTCTAAAACGGGAAAAGAGTATTACGTCAAAACCGTGATTGCTCCAATCTTTGATGATCGCGGGAATGTTGTAGAATTTATCGCTGCACGGGTTGATGTCACCGAACTGATCACCAAAGATCAAATTATCCGTCGACAGTTGATCGATCCTCTGAGCAAATTAAAAAACCGTACCGCTTTGCTCGGAGATTTGGAAAGCGGTGAGGATAAAATCACCCTAATATTGCTTAATATTGACAGGTTTTCAACTATCAATGATTACTTTGGCTATACGATCGGTGATGAACTCCTCAAAGCGTTTGCAGAACGCCTGGAAGCAATTTCCGATCATGACTTTCTCTATCGTATAAGCGGCGATGAATTCGCGGTTATTTGTGTCAATCATACATTTGATGAAAGTTTGAAAGATTATGTCATTGGACAAATTAATAAACTCGAAAATTTCAAATATAACGTTGCCGGACATGAAATATCGGTAAACGTCTCCGCAGGAATAGCCAATGCAGCGTATTCCGATGTGTATAACCTGGCGCATATGGCACTTAAAGAGGCCAAAGAACAACGGGATAAACTGATTATTTTCAATGACAATATCGCTTTGACCGAAAAAACACGTAACAATATTTGGATCTTTGATAAAATCAAATCGGCGATTGAGGACGATCGGATTGTTCCGTATTTTCAAGGAATCGTGGATAATCAAACCCGTCGTATTGTGAAATACGAATCGCTCATCCGTTTAGTCGAGCCTGACGGTACCGTTTTAAGTCCGTTTTGGTTTTTGGAACATGCAAAAAGATCAAAACTGTACGATAAACTGACACGGATCATGATTGCTAAGACATTTGCTGCATTTGAAAATCTAAAGTATGAGTTTTCTTTGAATTTGACGGTCAACGATATTATCTCGGATGAAACACGTTCTTATATCTATAAAATACTCGAACATTCATCAGCATCAAAACGTGCGGTTTTTGAGATTGTTGAGTCAGAAGGGATCGTTAATTATGAAGAAGTAATCGAATTCATACGGCATGTAAAACAATTCGGCTGTAAAATCGCAATCGATGATTTCGGTACAGGATATTCGAATTTTAGCTATCTCAGTAAGCTGGATGTCGACTATATCAAAATTGACGGTTCACTGATCAAAAATATTAATCGTGATCAAGATCATCTTTTGACGGTCGAAAGTATCCTCTTTTATGCCCGTAGGAAAGGGATAGAGACCATTGCGGAATTTGTTGAAGACGAAGCGATTTTTTCAACATTATTAAACTTTGGGGTCGATTATTCACAAGGTTACCTCTTTTCCACGCCACAACCGACAATCGAAGCATAG
- a CDS encoding DUF86 domain-containing protein: protein MPEKALLIETLTQIHSATERILKRFEPIKTSDDFLNDEAGHEKLDAICMQLIAIGESLKNVDKLTDKKLLSNYPAVDWKSVKGMRDIISHHYFDLNAEAVFDVCKNDINILKVTVAQMLLDSKQKS from the coding sequence ATGCCTGAAAAGGCTCTTCTGATCGAAACCCTCACCCAAATTCACAGCGCAACTGAGCGTATTCTCAAACGGTTTGAACCTATCAAAACTTCCGATGATTTTTTAAATGACGAAGCGGGTCATGAAAAACTCGATGCCATCTGTATGCAGTTGATCGCTATCGGTGAAAGCCTGAAAAACGTTGACAAGCTTACTGACAAAAAACTGCTATCCAACTATCCTGCCGTAGATTGGAAATCAGTCAAAGGAATGCGTGATATTATCAGCCATCACTATTTTGATCTCAATGCCGAAGCGGTATTCGACGTATGTAAAAATGATATAAATATATTAAAAGTGACTGTTGCACAAATGCTTCTTGATTCTAAACAAAAGTCTTAA
- a CDS encoding GNAT family N-acetyltransferase — MYIGWLKYVDVPELIKIAEDVGWLLDGYHVKLMMMHAPHLCYGAYDEGVLVGAIMAVEFERSAMIKYFMVKPSHQKQGIGRRLFNTLFGVLKDEHPSLYLHANPHLKSFFEQSGFKSVMEVGRFLNVGKVPPFSFTNAQAKELDGGNFDATIRKIDFETFGEDRMGFMLDEMERNSSLKFALPNSFQHSSVINARGVYLGPWQCREGFEDEAEKMMQGVLYFRGLKKVLADVPLGNKRAVKLFEDYHFQQKGTFLHMCYGDFHPVKFENIYAFSL, encoded by the coding sequence ATGTATATAGGATGGCTCAAATATGTGGATGTACCGGAGCTCATTAAAATTGCTGAAGATGTAGGTTGGCTGCTGGATGGTTATCATGTCAAACTCATGATGATGCATGCTCCTCATTTGTGTTACGGAGCCTATGACGAGGGTGTTTTAGTCGGAGCCATTATGGCGGTCGAGTTTGAACGCTCAGCAATGATAAAATATTTTATGGTCAAACCCAGCCACCAAAAACAAGGAATCGGACGACGTTTGTTTAATACCCTTTTTGGAGTGTTAAAAGACGAGCATCCTTCTTTGTATCTTCATGCCAATCCGCATTTGAAAAGTTTTTTCGAACAAAGCGGTTTTAAGAGCGTAATGGAAGTAGGGCGTTTTCTCAATGTAGGCAAAGTTCCGCCGTTTAGTTTTACCAATGCTCAGGCAAAAGAACTTGACGGCGGAAATTTCGATGCGACAATCCGTAAAATCGATTTTGAAACATTTGGCGAAGATCGTATGGGATTTATGCTCGATGAAATGGAACGCAATAGTTCACTCAAATTTGCATTACCGAATTCGTTTCAGCACTCCAGTGTGATTAATGCGCGCGGCGTCTATCTGGGGCCTTGGCAATGTCGTGAAGGCTTTGAGGATGAAGCAGAGAAAATGATGCAGGGTGTCTTGTATTTTAGAGGGCTTAAAAAAGTCTTGGCAGATGTTCCTCTCGGGAATAAACGTGCGGTAAAACTTTTTGAAGATTATCATTTTCAACAAAAAGGGACATTCTTGCATATGTGTTACGGTGACTTCCATCCCGTCAAATTTGAAAATATTTATGCATTTTCACTTTAG
- the nifV gene encoding homocitrate synthase, with translation MALINDTTLRDGEQAPYVAFNTEEKLRIATLLDACGADELEIGIAAMGVKERDDIKELLALGLKARMMTWNRMKMEDLDASLSCGVKAVDLSIPVSDLLIDVKFGGSKAKVLSELERVVTSATREGVFVCIGGEDSSRGSHEFIKEVMELARECGASRFRYCDTIGVMTPTQTYTAIKSLCDLNLLPIEMHTHNDFGLANANALSGIDAGAISMNTTVIGLGERAGNASFEQILMALKHLYGEARPIDAHLIRNLVQTVAAAANVALASNAPVVGENIFAHESGIHASGMMKDSHAYEPYEAEEVGLQSSFPIGKHSGSATISYHLARMGITADTRILRDMLPKIREIVTSRKRVLDISELKSLYQDTICI, from the coding sequence ATGGCACTCATCAATGACACCACATTACGCGACGGGGAACAAGCTCCCTATGTCGCATTTAATACGGAAGAAAAACTTCGTATCGCAACGCTTCTCGATGCGTGCGGTGCGGATGAACTTGAAATCGGTATTGCAGCAATGGGTGTCAAAGAGCGAGATGACATAAAAGAGCTTTTGGCTTTAGGGCTAAAGGCTCGTATGATGACCTGGAATCGGATGAAGATGGAAGATTTGGATGCTTCTTTATCTTGCGGGGTAAAAGCGGTCGATCTCTCTATTCCTGTCTCTGATCTTCTTATCGATGTTAAATTCGGCGGCAGTAAAGCCAAAGTATTAAGCGAACTCGAACGTGTCGTTACTTCAGCAACACGTGAGGGGGTATTCGTCTGCATCGGCGGTGAAGACAGCTCCAGAGGGAGCCATGAATTCATCAAAGAAGTTATGGAACTTGCCCGTGAATGCGGTGCATCACGATTCCGTTACTGCGATACAATCGGTGTAATGACGCCGACACAAACCTACACTGCAATAAAGTCATTATGTGACCTGAATCTCCTCCCGATTGAAATGCACACACACAATGATTTTGGCCTTGCCAATGCCAATGCCCTCAGCGGTATTGATGCAGGGGCTATCAGTATGAATACAACCGTAATCGGATTAGGAGAACGTGCTGGGAACGCTTCGTTTGAACAGATTCTCATGGCACTAAAACATCTCTACGGTGAAGCACGTCCCATAGATGCACACCTAATCCGAAATTTAGTTCAAACCGTAGCGGCAGCTGCCAATGTGGCGCTCGCATCCAATGCACCTGTCGTGGGTGAAAATATTTTTGCCCATGAGAGCGGCATCCATGCGAGCGGTATGATGAAAGATTCTCACGCGTATGAGCCTTACGAGGCCGAAGAAGTTGGTTTACAAAGTTCATTTCCGATCGGCAAGCACTCAGGGAGTGCTACAATAAGCTACCATCTTGCACGGATGGGGATTACGGCCGATACAAGAATACTTCGGGATATGCTTCCGAAAATCCGGGAAATTGTCACATCACGCAAGCGTGTACTCGACATCAGTGAACTAAAATCACTTTATCAGGATACGATATGTATATAG
- a CDS encoding CCE_0567 family metalloprotein — translation MSDMTEADHKKELAKLKRFAVEIASEIHDIVEDTVWTNHVKMPELAQKLYEAVEKANNYKAEHSL, via the coding sequence ATGTCAGATATGACTGAAGCAGACCACAAAAAAGAACTGGCGAAACTCAAACGATTCGCTGTTGAAATTGCATCGGAAATCCATGATATCGTCGAAGATACGGTATGGACAAACCATGTCAAAATGCCGGAACTTGCTCAAAAATTGTATGAAGCCGTCGAAAAGGCAAATAATTACAAGGCAGAGCACTCCCTCTAA
- a CDS encoding ATP-dependent Clp protease proteolytic subunit, with translation MPMIPTVKDISPRGERYFDLFSKLLGDRVIVITEAIDDHMMGVIVSQLLYLEAMDPDEPIHMYISSPGGSVMSGLAILDTMQLINAPVYTYAMGLVASMAAVLFTCGEKGHRYMLPNAEVMIHQPLGGYSGQASDIEIHTKHILNLKRRLYAILADATGKSAKVIEKESDRDNYMEAKEAIEFGLADTILTKFTAKDV, from the coding sequence ATGCCAATGATACCTACCGTAAAAGATATTTCGCCTCGCGGAGAGCGTTATTTCGACCTGTTTTCAAAACTATTAGGGGACCGTGTGATCGTTATCACGGAAGCGATTGATGATCATATGATGGGGGTTATCGTTTCACAGCTCCTTTACCTCGAAGCAATGGATCCGGATGAGCCGATCCATATGTACATCAGTTCACCCGGCGGATCGGTGATGAGCGGTCTTGCGATCCTCGATACAATGCAGCTTATCAATGCACCAGTATATACGTATGCTATGGGTCTGGTTGCATCGATGGCTGCCGTACTCTTTACCTGCGGAGAAAAAGGACATCGCTATATGCTCCCTAACGCCGAAGTAATGATTCATCAGCCCCTCGGCGGCTATTCGGGCCAAGCGAGCGACATTGAGATCCATACCAAACATATTCTCAATCTCAAACGCCGTCTATACGCTATTTTGGCGGATGCAACCGGTAAAAGTGCCAAAGTAATCGAAAAAGAGTCCGACCGCGACAACTATATGGAAGCCAAAGAGGCGATCGAGTTCGGTCTTGCGGATACTATTCTCACTAAATTCACTGCAAAGGATGTATGA
- the clpX gene encoding ATP-dependent Clp protease ATP-binding subunit ClpX, translating to MSTEKTCSFCGRKQSEVKKMFSSETTHICNECITTCSAILQKEVRFEQRSAMQQQLPTPEKIVEFLDKYIIGQLDAKKVLAVALYNHYKRIENPVYNNVELEKSNILLVGPTGSGKTLLAKSLSKIMQVPFAVADATALTEAGYVGEDVESILSRLLAAANYDIELAQRGIIYIDEIDKIARKGESSTMGRDVSGEGVQQGLLKILEGAEVYVPVKGSRKNSTTETVLFNTSHVLFVCGGAFVGLVPDSHTKKSNKVGFSKTAEKGDVKEKKIDAKALVHYGIIPEFIGRIPVVAQLRELTKEQMVQILKEPDNALIKQFQALFDMDGIELNFEEKALDAVAQKAIDRGVGARGLRSIIEEAMLPLQFSCPSKKNLQSLTITEAVIEDPTNEPIYVYKEESAEG from the coding sequence ATGAGTACCGAAAAAACCTGTTCATTTTGCGGTCGTAAACAAAGCGAAGTTAAAAAAATGTTCTCTTCGGAGACTACCCATATCTGTAACGAGTGTATCACAACCTGCTCTGCCATTTTGCAAAAAGAGGTTCGTTTCGAACAACGTTCCGCAATGCAGCAACAGCTCCCGACTCCGGAAAAAATCGTCGAGTTTTTGGACAAATACATCATCGGTCAATTGGATGCAAAAAAGGTTCTCGCCGTTGCCCTTTATAACCACTACAAACGGATCGAAAATCCGGTTTACAACAACGTCGAGCTCGAAAAATCGAACATCCTTCTCGTAGGACCTACCGGAAGCGGTAAAACATTGCTTGCAAAATCACTCTCTAAAATTATGCAGGTTCCGTTTGCGGTTGCCGATGCAACGGCCCTAACCGAAGCGGGTTATGTGGGTGAAGACGTTGAGAGTATCCTCTCCCGTCTCCTCGCTGCAGCCAACTATGACATCGAGCTCGCACAACGCGGGATCATCTATATCGATGAAATCGATAAAATCGCCCGTAAAGGTGAGAGTTCAACCATGGGCCGTGACGTATCGGGTGAAGGGGTACAACAAGGTTTGCTCAAAATCCTGGAAGGTGCCGAAGTGTATGTCCCGGTCAAAGGGAGCCGCAAAAACTCTACGACCGAAACCGTACTGTTCAACACATCCCATGTTCTCTTCGTCTGCGGAGGTGCTTTCGTCGGTCTCGTTCCTGATTCCCATACGAAAAAATCGAACAAAGTAGGCTTTAGCAAAACAGCCGAAAAAGGCGATGTCAAAGAGAAAAAAATCGATGCGAAAGCACTCGTTCATTACGGAATCATCCCTGAGTTTATCGGTCGTATTCCGGTTGTCGCACAACTTCGCGAATTGACCAAAGAGCAAATGGTACAAATCCTCAAAGAGCCTGACAATGCACTGATCAAACAATTCCAAGCGTTGTTTGACATGGACGGAATCGAACTCAATTTCGAAGAAAAAGCCCTCGACGCCGTCGCTCAAAAAGCGATCGACCGAGGTGTCGGAGCACGCGGTCTGCGCAGTATCATCGAAGAAGCGATGCTGCCGCTGCAATTTAGCTGTCCGTCGAAAAAGAATTTGCAAAGTCTCACCATCACCGAAGCGGTGATCGAAGATCCGACCAACGAACCTATTTATGTTTATAAAGAAGAGAGCGCGGAAGGGTGA
- a CDS encoding GNAT family N-acetyltransferase: MDADIQIRYAYAEDIEAMTELLSELFAIEDDFLIDPAKQKQGLELLLQKPDAKVLIATDSNRIIGMVSMQCLISTAGGARVGLIEDMIITFEYRGMGIGSLLLDSMIEEAGELGYARLSLAVDRRNDAALDFYKRFEFKSSNMGLLYRNL; this comes from the coding sequence ATGGACGCTGATATACAAATTCGTTATGCATATGCTGAAGATATCGAAGCAATGACTGAATTGTTATCGGAACTTTTTGCGATCGAAGATGATTTTCTTATCGATCCGGCTAAACAGAAGCAGGGATTGGAATTGCTTCTTCAAAAACCGGATGCAAAAGTTTTGATAGCAACGGATTCCAACCGTATAATTGGGATGGTTTCGATGCAGTGTCTTATCTCAACTGCCGGCGGAGCACGAGTCGGTTTAATCGAAGATATGATCATTACCTTTGAATACCGTGGTATGGGAATAGGAAGTTTGTTACTGGATTCGATGATCGAAGAAGCGGGAGAATTGGGCTATGCACGTCTTTCACTAGCTGTTGACAGACGAAATGATGCGGCACTCGATTTTTATAAAAGATTTGAGTTTAAGTCTAGCAATATGGGGCTGCTGTATCGAAATCTTTAG
- the nifB gene encoding nitrogenase cofactor biosynthesis protein NifB has translation MSCSSSGNESFMPEDIQAKIHNHPCYSEGAHHHYARIHVAVAPACNIQCNYCNRKYDCSNESRPGVTSERLTPEEAAKKVLLVGGEVQRMSVLGIAGPGDALANPKKTFETFGMVREFAPDLKLCLSTNGLELPNFIDEMVEYNIDHITVTINSVDETGEIGSQIYPWIFHNNKRIYGKEAAKILLENQLEGMKKCVEKGILIKANSVLIPGINDKHLPEVSKKLKEIGVFLHNIMPILSEPEFGTAFALAGVPSATDQEQMAVQEACGMDMKLMQHCRQCRADAVGLIGEDRGAEFTKDTFAGLSFDELQIKYDLEARQAAQAKIEEFRFFLDQANERVRKEKEELSSTGVTILVAVTTAGEGMINQHFGSVKEFLIYEAGDKGIRFIHHRKVDYEYCAGPDGTNPLAPILEKLKDVQLILTAKIGGCPQDDLKAAGIIADQSYAYEPIEISVLKASRKYFGMDENAEVN, from the coding sequence ATGAGTTGTTCCTCAAGCGGAAATGAATCTTTTATGCCCGAAGATATTCAAGCGAAGATACACAATCATCCATGTTATTCAGAGGGAGCGCACCATCACTATGCCCGTATTCACGTAGCGGTAGCACCGGCGTGTAATATTCAATGTAATTATTGTAATCGTAAATACGACTGTTCGAATGAAAGTCGACCGGGAGTAACCTCAGAACGTCTTACCCCTGAAGAAGCGGCAAAAAAAGTACTTCTCGTTGGTGGTGAAGTACAACGTATGAGTGTACTCGGTATTGCAGGCCCGGGTGATGCGTTGGCCAACCCGAAGAAAACATTTGAAACATTCGGAATGGTTCGCGAATTTGCACCGGATCTTAAACTTTGTCTCTCAACAAACGGTTTGGAATTACCGAACTTTATCGATGAGATGGTTGAATACAATATCGATCATATTACCGTAACCATCAACAGCGTTGATGAAACGGGTGAGATCGGTAGTCAAATCTATCCGTGGATTTTTCATAACAATAAACGTATTTATGGAAAAGAAGCGGCAAAAATTCTTTTGGAAAATCAACTCGAAGGGATGAAAAAATGTGTTGAAAAGGGGATCTTGATCAAAGCAAACTCGGTTCTTATCCCTGGAATCAATGACAAACATCTTCCGGAAGTTTCCAAGAAACTCAAAGAGATCGGTGTTTTCTTGCATAATATCATGCCGATCCTCTCAGAGCCGGAATTCGGAACAGCATTTGCCCTAGCCGGTGTACCGAGTGCTACTGACCAAGAACAAATGGCGGTTCAGGAAGCATGCGGTATGGATATGAAATTGATGCAGCACTGCCGTCAATGCCGTGCGGATGCAGTCGGTCTTATCGGTGAAGACCGTGGGGCGGAATTTACAAAAGATACGTTTGCCGGACTCAGCTTCGACGAACTTCAAATCAAATACGATCTTGAAGCACGTCAAGCAGCCCAAGCGAAAATCGAAGAGTTCCGATTCTTCCTTGATCAAGCGAACGAACGTGTACGTAAAGAGAAAGAAGAACTCAGCTCTACCGGTGTGACCATCCTTGTAGCGGTAACGACTGCTGGTGAGGGGATGATCAACCAACATTTCGGAAGTGTCAAAGAATTCTTGATCTATGAAGCCGGTGATAAAGGTATCCGATTTATCCATCACCGTAAAGTAGATTACGAATATTGTGCAGGTCCGGACGGAACCAATCCATTGGCTCCAATCTTGGAAAAACTCAAAGACGTACAATTGATCCTTACGGCTAAAATCGGCGGATGTCCACAAGACGATCTTAAAGCTGCCGGAATCATTGCAGATCAAAGTTATGCGTATGAGCCGATCGAAATTTCGGTCCTAAAAGCATCACGCAAATACTTCGGTATGGATGAAAACGCAGAAGTGAATTAA
- a CDS encoding FeoA family protein: MNLLETCVNEKCRVLSIALDDTLKDHLCAMGICPNATLCVKRYGLFKSSVQVQIGERVVALGKDQARHIEIRVA; this comes from the coding sequence ATGAATCTTCTTGAAACCTGCGTGAATGAAAAATGCAGAGTCTTATCCATAGCACTGGATGATACGTTAAAAGATCATTTGTGTGCTATGGGCATTTGTCCAAATGCAACGCTGTGCGTAAAGCGTTACGGTCTCTTTAAAAGCAGCGTGCAGGTTCAGATCGGTGAACGTGTTGTTGCATTAGGAAAAGACCAAGCACGGCACATCGAAATACGTGTTGCCTAA
- a CDS encoding SIR2 family protein: MDTILETIKKELRNQTTIPYFSLGVFEGIMTKEGEAVPYDSDSLILAMNGGRAMAPRLMFEYSRAAMHLEQRRGVEYMTQLLNHIYTKPFEPTPLHKAIVDMMPRYIIDTNRDTKFQELLAYTPHCLIIGKSRIMGDLNRYEVYEYDVENKKYFLVEDEVLDNAEKILFKPMGSPLPNPTFVISDADYVDWLTEAMGGFALPKVLKTYRKAKKYLFLGTNFGHDTDRMVANELTLDLEGGYVVTDQELGKKEKKFIEKHNLEVVPMSLTEFIKAFV; this comes from the coding sequence ATGGACACAATATTGGAAACAATCAAAAAAGAGTTACGCAATCAAACTACCATCCCTTACTTTAGTCTGGGCGTGTTTGAGGGCATTATGACCAAAGAGGGTGAAGCCGTTCCTTATGACAGCGATTCACTTATTTTGGCAATGAACGGCGGACGTGCCATGGCTCCACGTTTGATGTTTGAATATTCCCGTGCCGCGATGCATTTGGAACAACGCCGCGGCGTTGAATATATGACTCAACTGCTTAATCATATTTATACTAAACCGTTTGAGCCGACACCGTTACACAAAGCAATTGTGGACATGATGCCGCGCTATATCATCGATACGAACCGAGACACTAAATTTCAAGAACTTTTAGCCTATACACCACACTGTCTTATCATCGGAAAATCCCGTATTATGGGCGATTTAAACCGTTATGAAGTCTACGAGTACGATGTCGAAAACAAAAAATATTTTCTCGTAGAAGATGAAGTCCTTGATAATGCAGAGAAGATCCTTTTTAAACCGATGGGTTCGCCGTTGCCGAATCCGACATTTGTCATTTCCGATGCCGATTACGTCGATTGGCTCACTGAGGCGATGGGCGGATTTGCTCTCCCGAAAGTGCTCAAAACCTATCGTAAAGCAAAAAAATACCTCTTTTTAGGGACTAATTTCGGACATGACACCGATCGAATGGTTGCAAATGAACTAACCCTTGATTTGGAAGGCGGATATGTCGTCACCGATCAAGAGCTGGGCAAAAAAGAGAAAAAATTCATCGAGAAACATAATCTCGAAGTTGTACCTATGTCGCTAACCGAATTTATCAAAGCATTTGTATAA